Within Pirellulales bacterium, the genomic segment CCACAGCAAATCCGTGGTCGAGCCGTTGAAGCGAGCGACTTGCTTGTTGACGGTGACGTTCGTGGTCGAGCTGCCGCCGGTGCCGCCGTCGTCGTCGGTCGCGCGGACGGCGATAGTCTTGGTGCCGGTGGTCGGATAGCTGTGCGTGACGGTCGTGCCGACCGGACCGCTGACCGACTGATCCCAGACGCCGTTGTTGTCCCAGTCGATGTCCCAGGTGAACGCGCCGGCCTGGTCGGCCGACGCCGGATCGGTCGCCGTGAGCGTGTAAGTGACCGACTCGCCGCGGAACTGCGTGGCAAACGCGGCGGCGATCGCCGCGGTGGGCGCAAGATTGTCGATTGTCAGCGTCGTGGGAGCCGAGTCGACCACGCCGCCATCGCCGTCGTCGACGCGCAGTCGAACCGCAAAGACGCCGGGGCCATCGGACAGGCCCAGCGCCGCCAATTGGGCCGGACTCAACGTGGGATTCGCGCCGGTCGCGTCGCCAAACACCAGGTCGCCGTTCAGATCCCAACTGAAACTAAGCGTATCGACCGGATCGCTCCCGAAGCCGGCCAGCGATAGGCCGTCGCCTTCGTTGATCACGTAGGGGCCACCGGCGTCCGCCAAGGTGGGCGGCAGGTTGTTGATCGTGAGCGTCGTCGGCGCAGAGGTCGTGATCCCACCGTCGCCGTCGTCGACGCGCAAGCGAACTGTGTAGACGCCGTCGTCGATGCCCAGCGACAGCAACTGTGCCCAGGTGAGCGAGGGTGCCACACCCGTGGCATCGCCAAAAACCAGGTCGCCATTGAGGTCCCAGCTAAACAACAGCGGGTCGTTCACGCCGGCCGGATCGCTGCCGCTGCCCAGGAGAGCCAGGCCCGTACCTTCGTCGATCGCGTAGGGGACGCCGGCGTCGGCCGTGGGGGCGACGTTATTGACGGTGACCTGGATCGTCTCGGAATCGTTCATCGCCGGAACGCCGTTGTCGGTAACGATGATCGTGATCGAGACCGGGCCGACGAAGTTATCGCCGGGGGTCCAGGTAAAGACGCCGGTGTCCGGATCGATCGAAGCGCCAGCCGGCGCCCCGGGGCCGAGGCTGTAGACGAGCGAATCGAGATCGGGGTCCGAGGCCGAGGCTGTAAAGGTCAGGAGCGCGGCTTCGTTGACCACCTGGTTGCCGATCGGGTCCAACACCGGAGCCCCGTTGCTCAGGCTCGGGTTCCGCACGCCGAAATCCTTGCCGGTCACGACCTCGTTGCCGACGATCGTCACGATATGCACCGGCTTCTCGCGGCGAAACACGGCCACCGCGTCGTCGTTGAAGCTGCCGACGTAGAGGAACTTTTCGTCGGGCGAGAGCACCACGGCATGCACGCCGCCCAAACCGTCGATCCCGCCGGCTCCGTCGGTGTAAGCGGTTGCCAACGTCAGGGCACCGGTGTTGACGTCGCGGTTGAATGCCGTGAGCGTATTATCGTTGAACCCGGCCACGTAATAGTGCCGCCCATCGTCGCTGAACGTCTGGGCGATGGCCCCGTCGAGGCCGTTATTGCCGCCGACACCATCGAAATAGGACGCGACATAGGTCAACATGCCCGTGGTCGGATTGCGCGTGAAATGCGCAATGGCGTCGTCGACCGTACCCAGCGCGTAGACATGATTTCCGTCGGGGCTGATCTTGACCGAGATGGCGTTGTCGAGGCCGTCGACGCCGCCGACGCCGTCGAACCAGGTCTGCTCGTAGGTCAGCAGGCCGGTCGACTGATTGCGGGTAAACAGTGTCACCGAGCTATCGACCAGCGCGGCCACGTAGACGTGATTGCCGTCCTCGGACAAGGTGATGGCCCGGGCCTCATCGAGGCCGTCGACCCCGTCGACGCCGTCGCGATAGACGGCCTGGAAGGTGAGCAGCCCGGTGACAGGATTGCGGCTGAACACCGAGACGGCGTCTTCAAATCGACCGGCCGAGTAGAGGAAATTCTCATCCGGCGAAAGCTCGATCACGCCGACGCCATCGAGACCGTCGACGCCGTTCACGCCGTCCTGGAACGTTGTGACATAGCTGATCGCCCCGGTGGTCGTGTTGCGGCTGAACAGGCCGATCGCATCGTCGCCACGGGCCGCGGTATAGATCCACTTGCCGTCGCTGCTCATCGTCACCCAGTGCGCGGCGCGGAGACCGTCGACTCCGGCGATGCCGTCGATGAGCGCATTGCGATACGTCAGCAGCCCCGAAACGGGGTCACGATCGAACCAGACCAGCGCGTTCTCGAGAATCGAGACGACGTAGATATTCTTGCCGTCGGGGCTGGTGATGATTTCTTCGGCGCCGTTGAGACCGTTGATACTGCCGACGTTGTCCTTGTAATTGGCCAGGTAAGTGAGCTGCGGCCCGGGCAGCGGCGAAGTCAGGCTCCACCCCAATTGCATCACCTGGGTGACGTGGTAGTTGCCCGGCGCAAGACCGGTGAACGCGTAATCGCCGTTGACGTCGGTCAACTGGCTCGGCTCGCCGAACTCGGGCACGCCGTTCTGGTTGAGATCGAGATAGACCGTCCAGTTCGCGACCCTGG encodes:
- a CDS encoding beta-propeller fold lactonase family protein, yielding MRWGQLSRIRQGILANKRRTRSLDVALGWERRAERLEVRQMLDGEIHGTVWHDLDSDGVLEGSEPRVANWTVYLDLNQNGVPEFGEPSQLTDVNGDYAFTGLAPGNYHVTQVMQLGWSLTSPLPGPQLTYLANYKDNVGSINGLNGAEEIITSPDGKNIYVVSILENALVWFDRDPVSGLLTYRNALIDGIAGVDGLRAAHWVTMSSDGKWIYTAARGDDAIGLFSRNTTTGAISYVTTFQDGVNGVDGLDGVGVIELSPDENFLYSAGRFEDAVSVFSRNPVTGLLTFQAVYRDGVDGVDGLDEARAITLSEDGNHVYVAALVDSSVTLFTRNQSTGLLTYEQTWFDGVGGVDGLDNAISVKISPDGNHVYALGTVDDAIAHFTRNPTTGMLTYVASYFDGVGGNNGLDGAIAQTFSDDGRHYYVAGFNDNTLTAFNRDVNTGALTLATAYTDGAGGIDGLGGVHAVVLSPDEKFLYVGSFNDDAVAVFRREKPVHIVTIVGNEVVTGKDFGVRNPSLSNGAPVLDPIGNQVVNEAALLTFTASASDPDLDSLVYSLGPGAPAGASIDPDTGVFTWTPGDNFVGPVSITIIVTDNGVPAMNDSETIQVTVNNVAPTADAGVPYAIDEGTGLALLGSGSDPAGVNDPLLFSWDLNGDLVFGDATGVAPSLTWAQLLSLGIDDGVYTVRLRVDDGDGGITTSAPTTLTINNLPPTLADAGGPYVINEGDGLSLAGFGSDPVDTLSFSWDLNGDLVFGDATGANPTLSPAQLAALGLSDGPGVFAVRLRVDDGDGGVVDSAPTTLTIDNLAPTAAIAAAFATQFRGESVTYTLTATDPASADQAGAFTWDIDWDNNGVWDQSVSGPVGTTVTHSYPTTGTKTIAVRATDDDGGTGGSSTTNVTVNKQVARFNGSTTDLLWGGTPGFDGVFFIGAGTSITVFTQFENSVLNYSNVLMSGINGRIKAYGYDSLDVLDAEFIGQRIVELYGGNGDDALYGGNRGDSLYGGQGNDLLVGGTQGTDQGDRLFGEDGLDVLFGYKGADTLD